The following are encoded together in the Flammeovirga agarivorans genome:
- a CDS encoding molybdopterin-dependent oxidoreductase, producing the protein MMKTISTYKSTCSYCGVGCGIDVHKDSKGKLMVEGDPTYPVNKGKLCSKGMNLHYVVQDTSDRLLYPQMRWSKQHDLQRVDWDTAFTRAAAVFKSIIKKHGPDAVGMYVSGQCLTEEYYLANKLTKGFFQTNNIDTNSRLCMSSAVVGYVKTLGEDTVPISYEDIELADTFMIAGANPAWCHPILFRRIEAHKEANPDTKLIVVDPRKTQTCALADLHLQLNPGTDIVLYQAIGRAIIEEGDLDWDFIKNNTDGFDSYRKEVMSRTFKEASAITGVTIDDIKLAARYIGNANAFINMWAMGLNQSAQGTNKNLALLNLNLITGQIGKPGAGPFSLTGQPNAMGGREVGGMASLLAAHHDLKNPEHRQKVADYWGVDHIQEKPGKTATEMFEALASGEMKAVWIVCTNPMVSLPDSKLVEEALKKAKFVIVQDISGKADSIEHADLILPAAGWLEKEGTMTNSERRISHLERVIPAPGEALPDTEIFCRFAQKMGYHGFDYQSTEDIFREHALLTKGTNIDIAELTYDILKKERSVQWPYINGKGTDRLFTDNKFYTPNNKAQILTNGPQNESDTIDPDYPLVLTTGRIRDQWHTMTRTGKVNKLNQHIGLPFLEIHPDDAKSRNINDGDTAVIQTHRGECRVNVNITQDIKKGVIFMPMHWGKISNEIFGRTNNLTANHIDPISKEPDFKFSSAQVVKFKKQPEKILVIGAGAAAYRFVYTYRNINKEDTIEVFSKESTPFYNRVLLPEYVNETLLWKDLQKFDDLTEFDELNIKLHLGKSIQSINRDEKEIIDQFGDKYNYDKLIIATGSRPFVPADVPIHLEGVFTMRNKKNADKLKQYMNGKGSVVIVGGGLLGLELAASLREINIDVTIVQLASRLMDRQLDPIASELLLNHVEDKGIEVLLNDQVQTIEKVGDKAYKAKLKGGRTIESNAIVYAIGTRPNVELGKEAGLKTSRGLLVNEYLQTSDPSIFSMGEIAEFEGQLNGTTAGAEEQADSCARFISGDLLSRYSGTLPMNILKFSDLSLCSLGIVDYPRKDKSYEEVILLDKAEAFYKKCIIKDDKLVGTILLGDKSEFADYKKLIELKTELGDRRTELLRGKSDAEPLMGEVICSCGNVGSGNIEKALNNGCTTLNKLCESTGAGLGCGSCKTELQSILKTHEEKLLTL; encoded by the coding sequence ATGATGAAAACAATCTCAACGTATAAATCTACTTGTTCTTACTGTGGTGTTGGTTGTGGAATTGATGTCCACAAAGACAGCAAAGGAAAACTGATGGTTGAAGGAGATCCTACATATCCGGTCAATAAAGGTAAACTTTGCTCAAAAGGAATGAACTTACATTATGTTGTACAAGATACTTCTGACAGATTATTATATCCTCAGATGAGATGGAGTAAGCAACATGATTTACAAAGAGTGGATTGGGATACTGCTTTCACAAGAGCTGCAGCCGTTTTTAAATCGATTATCAAAAAACATGGACCTGATGCTGTCGGTATGTATGTATCAGGACAATGTTTAACTGAAGAATATTATTTAGCAAACAAACTAACAAAAGGCTTCTTCCAAACAAACAATATCGACACCAACTCAAGACTTTGTATGAGTTCGGCAGTAGTTGGCTATGTGAAAACATTAGGCGAAGATACTGTACCTATTTCATATGAAGATATTGAGTTGGCCGATACTTTTATGATTGCAGGTGCCAACCCAGCTTGGTGTCACCCGATATTATTTAGAAGAATAGAAGCACATAAGGAAGCTAACCCTGATACAAAATTAATCGTTGTAGATCCAAGAAAAACTCAAACATGTGCTCTTGCAGATTTACATTTGCAACTAAACCCTGGTACAGATATCGTACTTTACCAAGCTATTGGTAGAGCGATCATTGAAGAAGGTGATTTAGATTGGGACTTTATTAAGAACAATACAGATGGTTTCGACAGCTACCGTAAAGAAGTAATGTCGAGAACATTCAAAGAAGCTTCTGCGATTACAGGAGTTACTATAGATGATATCAAATTAGCAGCTAGATATATTGGCAATGCCAATGCCTTCATTAACATGTGGGCGATGGGTCTAAACCAATCTGCTCAAGGAACAAACAAAAACTTAGCTTTACTAAACCTTAACCTTATTACAGGTCAAATCGGTAAACCTGGTGCAGGGCCTTTCTCATTAACGGGTCAACCTAATGCAATGGGTGGTAGAGAAGTTGGTGGTATGGCTTCTTTATTGGCTGCTCATCACGACCTTAAAAATCCAGAACACAGACAAAAAGTTGCTGATTATTGGGGTGTTGATCATATCCAAGAAAAGCCTGGTAAAACTGCTACTGAAATGTTTGAAGCCTTAGCTTCAGGCGAGATGAAAGCAGTCTGGATTGTATGTACCAACCCTATGGTAAGTTTACCAGATTCAAAATTAGTTGAAGAGGCTTTAAAGAAAGCAAAATTTGTTATTGTTCAGGATATCTCAGGTAAAGCAGACTCCATTGAACATGCTGACCTTATTTTACCAGCTGCAGGTTGGTTGGAAAAAGAAGGTACGATGACTAACTCTGAAAGAAGAATTAGTCACTTAGAAAGAGTAATCCCTGCTCCCGGCGAAGCACTACCGGACACAGAGATCTTCTGTCGTTTTGCTCAGAAAATGGGTTACCATGGTTTCGATTACCAATCTACTGAAGATATTTTCAGAGAACATGCTCTTTTAACGAAGGGTACAAATATCGATATCGCTGAACTTACTTATGATATACTTAAGAAAGAACGTTCAGTACAATGGCCTTATATTAATGGTAAAGGAACAGATCGTCTATTCACAGACAATAAATTCTATACACCCAATAATAAGGCTCAGATCCTTACAAACGGTCCACAAAATGAATCAGACACCATTGACCCTGATTATCCACTAGTACTCACGACGGGACGTATTAGGGATCAATGGCATACTATGACAAGAACGGGTAAAGTGAATAAGTTGAATCAACATATTGGCTTACCATTCTTAGAAATCCACCCTGATGATGCTAAAAGCAGAAACATCAATGATGGAGATACTGCAGTAATTCAAACGCATAGAGGCGAGTGTAGAGTAAACGTAAATATCACTCAAGACATTAAAAAAGGTGTCATCTTTATGCCAATGCACTGGGGTAAGATAAGCAATGAGATTTTTGGTAGAACAAATAACTTGACTGCTAATCATATCGACCCTATTTCTAAAGAACCAGATTTCAAGTTCTCTTCTGCTCAGGTCGTTAAATTCAAAAAACAACCAGAAAAGATTCTTGTTATTGGTGCCGGTGCTGCTGCTTACAGATTTGTTTATACTTATAGAAATATAAACAAAGAAGATACGATCGAGGTATTCTCTAAAGAAAGTACACCATTCTATAACAGGGTACTATTACCAGAATATGTCAATGAAACATTACTGTGGAAAGATTTACAAAAGTTTGATGATCTCACGGAATTCGACGAATTAAATATCAAACTACATTTAGGTAAATCGATTCAAAGTATTAATAGAGATGAAAAAGAAATTATAGATCAATTTGGAGACAAATACAACTATGACAAATTAATCATCGCTACTGGTAGCCGTCCATTTGTTCCAGCTGATGTGCCAATTCATTTAGAAGGGGTATTCACAATGCGTAACAAGAAAAACGCAGATAAGCTGAAGCAATACATGAACGGTAAAGGTTCTGTTGTAATTGTTGGTGGTGGTTTACTTGGACTTGAATTAGCCGCTTCTTTAAGAGAAATAAATATTGATGTTACAATTGTACAGTTAGCATCAAGATTAATGGACCGTCAATTAGACCCAATTGCCAGTGAACTTCTACTAAACCACGTTGAAGATAAAGGAATTGAGGTACTTCTTAACGACCAGGTACAAACAATAGAAAAAGTTGGAGACAAAGCTTACAAAGCAAAACTTAAAGGTGGTAGAACCATCGAAAGCAATGCTATTGTATATGCGATTGGTACAAGACCTAATGTTGAACTTGGTAAAGAGGCAGGATTAAAGACATCGAGAGGATTATTAGTTAATGAATATCTTCAAACTTCTGATCCATCTATTTTCTCAATGGGTGAGATTGCAGAATTTGAAGGTCAATTAAACGGTACAACTGCAGGTGCTGAAGAGCAAGCAGATTCTTGTGCAAGATTTATTTCTGGTGATTTATTGAGTAGATACTCAGGTACTCTTCCTATGAACATCCTTAAATTCTCAGATCTTTCTTTATGTTCTTTAGGTATTGTTGATTATCCAAGAAAAGATAAATCTTACGAAGAGGTAATTTTACTAGATAAAGCTGAAGCTTTCTACAAAAAATGTATCATTAAAGATGATAAATTAGTAGGAACAATATTACTTGGAGATAAATCTGAGTTTGCAGATTACAAAAAACTTATTGAGTTAAAAACTGAGCTTGGAGATCGTAGAACAGAACTTCTAAGAGGCAAGAGTGATGCTGAACCTTTAATGGGTGAAGTAATTTGTTCTTGTGGTAATGTTGGCTCTGGAAATATAGAAAAAGCACTAAACAATGGTTGTACGACACTAAATAAACTGTGTGAGTCAACAGGTGCTGGACTTGGTTGTGGTAGCTGTAAAACAGAACTTCAGAGTATTCTTAAAACTCATGAAGAAAAATTACTTACTTTGTAA
- a CDS encoding rubredoxin — protein MLDQVENTTLVKEDLVRVFIKGGISSPGDLLQIIQVAEEIGVEHLHFGSRQDILFASPNISRAKLRETFDSIKTTYDCDGESYQNIVTSYVALDVIPSTSWLAAHTYHYILDTFDFQPKLKVNITDPSQTMVPLFTGQLNFIASEKDGYWHLYIREEENAEVLWECPNLIYNYDIAKVVKAFEGLYVPGKNIDSAKVWKTIVSSLDINTLAKGDKLKLPTGPFPYYEGMHRMISGKYWLGLYWRNNKFDIPFLKQMCELCLKTGIGKITLTPWKSFIVKGIDNKHIINWEKLLGKFGINVRHSSLELNWHLPVLDQEALDLKNYLVRALDKQDISTYGLTFTIKTKPVILFTSVVIESIDSSNGSTYNILYAKDFNCNEPKYITFVKRVPKEAIPPILIELSHLYYEKLDNSNYDIDEPKQTNTSQTVKVYQCSNCLSIYDESLGMPEEGIPRNTQFNFLPSSFTCPTCDADKESFQEIEMPQ, from the coding sequence ATGTTAGATCAAGTAGAAAACACGACATTAGTAAAAGAAGATCTTGTACGCGTTTTTATTAAAGGTGGAATATCTTCTCCAGGTGATTTACTTCAAATTATTCAAGTCGCTGAAGAAATAGGTGTTGAACACTTACACTTTGGATCTCGACAAGATATATTATTTGCTTCTCCTAATATCAGTAGAGCAAAATTAAGAGAAACTTTCGACTCTATTAAAACCACATATGATTGTGATGGGGAGTCGTATCAAAATATTGTTACTTCTTATGTAGCATTAGATGTAATTCCTAGTACATCTTGGTTAGCTGCACATACATATCATTATATCCTTGATACTTTCGACTTTCAACCAAAACTGAAAGTCAATATCACGGACCCTTCTCAAACTATGGTACCTCTATTTACAGGGCAATTAAATTTTATTGCTTCCGAGAAAGACGGGTATTGGCATTTATACATTAGAGAAGAGGAAAATGCTGAAGTATTATGGGAATGTCCTAACCTAATCTACAACTATGACATTGCAAAGGTGGTAAAAGCCTTTGAAGGGTTATATGTACCAGGTAAGAACATTGATAGTGCTAAAGTATGGAAGACTATTGTTAGTAGCTTAGATATTAACACCCTTGCAAAAGGTGATAAGTTGAAGCTTCCTACTGGACCTTTCCCTTACTATGAAGGTATGCATAGAATGATCAGTGGAAAATATTGGTTAGGATTATATTGGAGAAATAATAAATTCGATATTCCTTTCCTAAAACAAATGTGTGAGCTTTGCCTAAAAACAGGTATTGGTAAAATCACATTAACTCCATGGAAATCGTTTATTGTAAAAGGTATTGACAATAAACATATCATTAATTGGGAAAAATTACTAGGTAAGTTTGGTATTAATGTTAGACACTCTTCATTAGAACTTAACTGGCACTTACCCGTATTGGACCAAGAGGCTCTTGACTTAAAGAATTACTTAGTTCGAGCTTTAGACAAGCAAGATATTAGTACATATGGCTTAACATTTACCATCAAGACGAAGCCTGTAATTTTATTTACATCGGTAGTCATTGAAAGTATTGACTCTAGTAATGGAAGTACTTATAATATTCTTTATGCAAAGGATTTTAACTGTAATGAGCCTAAGTATATCACCTTTGTCAAAAGAGTACCAAAAGAAGCCATTCCTCCAATTCTAATCGAGTTAAGTCATCTATATTATGAGAAGCTAGACAATAGTAATTATGATATCGATGAACCAAAACAGACAAATACTTCTCAAACTGTAAAAGTTTATCAATGTAGTAACTGTTTAAGCATTTATGATGAAAGCTTAGGAATGCCTGAAGAAGGAATACCAAGAAATACACAATTTAATTTCTTACCAAGCTCATTTACTTGTCCAACTTGTGATGCTGACAAAGAATCATTTCAAGAAATTGAAATGCCACAATAA